CCCTAGAACGACTGTCTGAAACGCTTCAGAGAGCGGCTTGTTGTTTGAATACAGACTAAATAAAGAGCAATCCCATCCCGTAATGGATGTCAGTCTTGTGCGATTGGGGattttaatataataaaagtGTGATGAGGCGAGCCGAGGCCCTCCGGGGGCAGGATTGTTATTTACATCATGTTGGGACCTTTTCAAAGCCAGCGAGAATCAGAGTCTggcactgggaaaaaaaaaaaaattgatttgtttttctcatatTCGCAGCAGCTTCCAGCTGTTGTGCACCTTTCTGCTGTTTCTACAAGCCAAGGAGAAATCCACTCTAAAACACTTTAACACTGGTTAAAACAAAATTGTATGAATCACGTCATGATTAAATTAATATATTCTTCCTACATTTAAAGTTTAGTAATTTATGTATGTCTTTGAGAGACTACAGACCTTTTCAAAGAGGGCAGTAATAAACTAGTCCAATAATAAGCTCTGCTATCTCTCCCCATTTTTTGCTCCTTTATTTCAGGGTATCATTGCATTGACCTCCTCTCCAAACGTCTCCCTCACCTACACACTTGTCATGCAGGAGGTGTAaccctccttcctcttcttccttgtGCGCCATCGGAGGAAACccaaaacaaggagaaaaaaaaagaaccaaaaaaccaaacaaactaCGTGCAACTAGTCAAGATGTCAGACCCTGACCCCTCCTCGCCGGCGGATCCACCACTGCCACTCACCTCCCCGCGCACTCCCCTGCAGCTCTCCTTCCCCTTCCTGAGGGAGGGCAGTCGGGtttgggagagggagaggaaaccGCCACAGCCTGGAGAGCTGCCCAGCCCCCTGCCCACCAAACGCACCCGGACATATTCAGCGTGAGTAGGAGCATACAGGCTGAGGAGTTGACAGTATAAAAATGGTAATGATTTATGATGCActgtcttgtttctttttatgtgtctctttctctgcaggacAGTGCGAGCCAAATCAGGTCCAGTATTTAAAGGGGTGTGTAAAAACTTCTCCAGGTCTCAGGGTCACGGATTCATACGTCCTTCTCATGGAGGAGAGGACATCTTCGTCCACATCTCTGAGTGAGTGACCTTGATCAACATCAGAACTTCCATCAGAACCACTGGATATTCAGTTGTTATTTGATAACTTTTATGAACTGGGCttgttaaatgaaacaaaacagaatattaTTGGAAGAATTACATTTTCCAGCTACATTTTTCAACAAATCAGGAATGAACTGTGGTATTTTTTTCTATGAGAAGTGCAGGATCCAGTGTTTTCTGAAGCTTGACCCATACTATCTGCTTGTTAAGTCTGAAATACTATTTCTGGGGCCAACTTCATCAAGGCTCTTCTGTTTTTAAGATGCCGCAGCGCTGAGCcctgtgttgtttgaacagatctgagtccaaaaaaccTATTCAGCTGTCATTCTACCTCTTgtgatgagaaagagaagaggaaatggttgTAGTCGATAAGTTAAAAGTTTGGCGCCAGTGGGTGCTAtcattagctagctaactaaaGTAAAAGTGGGTACCTAAGTTACAGACTGAGGGTTTTACAGGGTATTTCTTGTTATGAGtccacatatttgtgtgtgtttcagttgtcagtccttttctttGCTGcccaaaaatagcaaaaataacTAGCTACAGCCAAATATTTTCACCTTAGCAGGGTGAATATAGCTAGCTAAGCCTatctgggcagcacagaaaagggcTGACAACCGAAACACGAAGATGTGGGCTCATtgcaagaaacaccctgtaaagcCCATTGCTTATATTAGGAGAACCTGCTTTTACCAGCGGTTGCTAATGTTCGCTATATTAGCTGGCTAACAGGTGCTAGGGTTAAGGCGTCAACCCTTTAGAAAAATTAGAAGAACACTTTAGTAGAATGACAGCTGAATagttttttggactcagatctatTCAAACAACACGGGACACAGTACTGACCATGAATGAAATAATTTGTCGCATTTGTAATTTAATCTCTCCTTCGTCTTTGATAGCATTGAGGGTGAGTACGTGCCTATGGAAGGGGACGAGGTCACGTACAAGGTGTGCCCCATCCCCCCCAAGAACCAGAAGATCCAGGCTGTCGAGGTGGTGATCACCCACCTGAATCCAGGCACCAAGCACGAGACCTGGTCAGGTCAGATCATCAGCTCCTAGACCAGTGCTTCAGGCTGCAGGGATGGAAAAGGTCTTGGAATAGAGTTTGGtgaaagggggtgggggttaagGATTTAATTGATGTTTTCACGGTGTGAGGTTTGGGACCAGATCTGGGAATGAGGGATCAGAGCTTGGTGTACGCTGGGGGTCAGCCTGAGGTGGCTTCTTTATGTGAGGTGTGTTGGTGGACAGTTGAGTGTAAAGGTTAGGGTCAGAAATTAAGCTTTGAATGTatatgtttgaatgtttgagGGTTTCATCATTTGGGTTGAATGTTTTAGAAGAGGGGTTATAAGTTGGAAAGTTTTGTTTTAGGGCTTGG
Above is a window of Lates calcarifer isolate ASB-BC8 linkage group LG23, TLL_Latcal_v3, whole genome shotgun sequence DNA encoding:
- the csdc2a gene encoding cold shock domain-containing protein C2a, producing the protein MSDPDPSSPADPPLPLTSPRTPLQLSFPFLREGSRVWERERKPPQPGELPSPLPTKRTRTYSATVRAKSGPVFKGVCKNFSRSQGHGFIRPSHGGEDIFVHISDIEGEYVPMEGDEVTYKVCPIPPKNQKIQAVEVVITHLNPGTKHETWSGQIISS